A stretch of Plasmodium knowlesi strain H genome assembly, chromosome: 1 DNA encodes these proteins:
- a CDS encoding protein kinase, putative → MESSPTQVKQKVVTVVNSSSMKRKQQACRNLLHSERNHREIISKVSTVGMISECTLDKEEKRRGDIFSAGNHIPSGSINCEKIVGFEEGSFSKDKRWNAQGSASTNAYSHNFSVDENTSRQNSNEGYLSMASALEVEGEMTDVIYNQSSTLQEDSKMFLLEHEIFFAKDEIANVKGYNRSGERNKINGGGGKKRDLVSTEEALKKGKYPSGDVASNSKSVSEDKTVVHRRKNPSGKSVKCQVANSVRCNTSDRVHDPKLKRESTGVILEEAPVSSKKRVSNSASKKVIVHKISNASSYDGRKRDEYVSTSNYRSDNCTSGNKMDWRSDTFFYEGGLESNMYKNAHSSSLMEYVTSQNSSLTTEYAEQFPDGSPYKSEKTKGNPHCDKPSYLSSQVQNNLYNSVVKNMERGIMTLDGFEEGRVIEKVGKGGRKSGDAKVDHVQSGKGILPPVETQLAKCTASKEEAVSIFFKGDRRFFNFDLPSNEIIERKSFEIIEMISEGSFGTVYKALWQNKIVAVKKSHIQMSLEGMRSIVREVNTYRSVSHENIVKYYGVCIDEGFIGIILEYIPRGNVFDMLYNGTLIVPYEVRLHMAVQLVEVVKYLHADKRLVHRDLKTSNFLFDEQYNLKICDFGKTRKLNTDGKVILEDNGGSPRYMAPECFIEGNSINEKSDIWGLACCLIEIFANQIPFQHIKHKEDVVVEILVNKKKPNVPNCFHPKLHKLLERSFCIDPEERPSCEEYLQLLLEYYS, encoded by the exons ATGGAGAGTAGTCCAACGCAGGTAAAACAAAAAGTTGTCACTGTGGTAAATTCGTCCAGTATGAAGAGAAAACAACAAGCCTGTAGGAATCTTCTCCATAGTGAAAGAAACCACAGAGAAATAATCAGCAAAGTAAGCACAGTAGGAATGATCTCCGAGTGTACTTTggacaaagaagaaaaaagaaggggggacATTTTTTCGGCAGGGAATCACATTCCTTCTGGTAGTATCAATTGTGAGAAGATAGTTGGTTTTGAAGAAGGCAGTTTTTCAAAAGATAAAAGGTGGAATGCACAAGGAAGTGCCTCCACGAATGCATACTCCCACAACTTCAGCGTAGATGAAAACACCTCACGTCAAAACAGCAATGAAGGTTATCTCTCCATGGCAAGTGCCCTGGAGGTGGAAGGGGAAATGACCGACGTGATTTACAATCAAAGTAGTACTCTACAGGAAGACAGTAAAATGTTCCTATTAGagcatgaaatattttttgcaaaggATGAAATAGCTAACGTGAAAGGTTATAATCGGTCTGGTGAAAGAAATAAGATTAATGGAGGAGGGGGTAAAAAGAGAGACCTTGTATCTACTGAGGaggcattaaaaaaagggaaataccCATCTGGAGATGTTGCTTCTAATTCGAAGAGTGTCAGTGAGGATAAAACCGTTGTTCATAGAAGGAAGAATCCATCAGGCAAGTCTGTCAAATGTCAAGTTGCTAACTCTGTGAGGTGTAACACGTCTGATAGGGTACATGATCCAAAGTTGAAAAGGGAATCTACCGGGGTGATTTTAGAAGAAGCACCTGTTAGTAGCAAGAAAAGGGTTTCCAACTCGGCTAGTAAGAAGGTAATAGTTCACAAGATAAGCAATGCGTCGTCGTACGATGGACGGAAGAGGGATGAATATGTTTCCACTTCTAATTACAGATCAGATAATTGTACGTCtggaaataaaatggacTGGAGAAGCGACACCTTTTTCTATGAAGGGGGCTTAGAGAGTAATATGTACAAGAATGCCCATAGTTCTAGCTTGATGGAATATGTCACTTCTCAAAATAGTAGCCTCACCACTGAGTATGCAGAGCAGTTTCCGGACGGAAGCCCTTACAAGAGCGAAAAGACCAAGGGTAATCCCCATTGCGATAAGCCCTCGTACTTAAGTAGCCAAGTCCAAAACAATCTATATAATTCGGTGGTGAAAAACATGGAGAGGGGAATTATGACTTTGGACGGGTTCGAGGAGGGGCGGGTTATAGAGAAAGTTGGcaaaggagggagaaaatcGGGAGATGCAAAAGTGGATCATGTACAGTCTGGCAAAGGGATACTCCCTCCAGTGGAAACCCAACTCGCGAAATGTACCGCCtcaaaagaagaagctgTGAGTATATTTTTCAAGGGGGACAGAAGATTCTTCAACTTTGATCTCCCCTCTAACGAAATAATTGAACGGAAGAGCTTTGAAATAATAGAAATGATCAGCGAAGGAAGTTTCGGCACGGTTTACAAGGCCCTGTGGCAGAACAAAATCGTTGCCGTGAAAAAGTCTCACATCCAGATGTCACTAGAGGGCATGCGCTCCATTGTGCGTGAGGTTAACACTTACCGCTCCGTTTCGCACGAGAACATTGTAAAGTATTACG GAGTCTGCATAGACGAGGGTTTCATAGGCATCATCCTGGAGTATATCCCAAGAGGGAACGTATTCGACATGTTGTACAATGGCACGTTGATTGTTCCTTACGAGGTTCGCCTACATATGGCTGTCCAGCTCGTAGAAGTGGTTAAGTATCTTCACGCGGATAAGCGGTTGGTTCACCGGGATTTGAAAACGAGTAACTTTTTGTTCGATGAGCAG tacaacctaaaaatatgCGATTTCGGAAAAACGAGGAAGTTAAACACAGATGGAAAAGTTATTTTAGAGGACAACGGAGGTTCCCCCAGATATATGGCCCCGGAGTGTTTCATCGAAG GGAACTCCATAAATGAGAAGTCAGACATTTGGGGCCTGGCGTGTTGTCTGATTGAGATTTTCGCCAACCAAATTCCGTTTCAGCATATAAAGCATAAGGAAG ATGTTGTCGTAGAAATTTTGGTGAACAAGAAGAAGCCGAACGTTCCTAACTGCTTTCACCCAAAATTGCACAAACTGTTGGAGAGGAGTTTCTGCATAGACCCAGAGGAAAGACCCTCATGCGAGGAGTATCTACAATTGCTCCTCGAGTACTATTCATAA
- a CDS encoding von Willebrand factor A domain-related protein translates to MKGARVVSCLILLLAYVQSSVSAKMNVASNNSAVPRIDGEDGSDEKVITCVTKYVIKGDLEIDDGGFCSSNIGSESPPGSCNDTGANPGNYCDNYYDITLLVEESSFIQKDYWKKGTIPFLESMVRNARVSKDKAHMSIVLFARDSRVIVPFTDELSQDKDKLIEKVRAINDVATSPDTLYAYALEHAFEHVIFGEGTRKDAPKVVVLFYYGFDYGANKSLIPDVVEDYKKKNIKLVIVGIALGNRDNAYLLGGCAIGDNNCANVIFKPWDFVIPAAAEVKNKICNKDDPASTN, encoded by the coding sequence ATGAAAGGCGCACGTGTCGTGTCCTGCTTGATCCTCCTGTTGGCTTATGTCCAGAGTTCCGTGTCCGCAAAAATGAACGTTGCATCGAACAATTCTGCTGTTCCCAGAATTGACGGTGAAGATGGCTCCGACGAAAAAGTTATTACGTGCGTCACGAAATATGTCATTAAGGGAGACTTAGAAATTGACGATGGAGGGTTTTGTAGCAGCAACATAGGTTCGGAATCCCCCCCAGGATCATGCAATGATACGGGAGCGAACCCAGGAAATTATTGTGATAACTATTATGACATAACTTTACTTGTTGAGGAGTCTAGTTTTATTCAGAAAGATTActggaagaaaggaacgatcCCCTTTTTAGAATCCATGGTTAGGAATGCTCGAGTGAGTAAGGACAAAGCACACATGTCCATAGTTCTCTTTGCAAGAGACTCACGCGTTATAGTCCCATTCACTGATGAACTTAGCCAAGATAAGGATAAGTTAATTGAGAAAGTTCGAGCAATAAATGATGTAGCGACTAGTCCTGACACgctgtatgcatatgcattggAACACGCCTTCGAGCATGTTATTTTTGGGGAGGGTACGAGGAAGGATGCACCGAAGGTTGTAGTCCTATTTTACTACGGATTTGACTATGGAGCGAATAAGAGCCTCATCCCTGACGTGGTGGAagattataaaaagaagaacatcaAACTGGTGATAGTCGGAATAGCCTTAGGGAACAGGGACAACGCATACTTGCTTGGGGGCTGTGCTATCGGTGACAACAACTGTGCGAACGTGATATTTAAGCCCTGGGATTTTGTAATCCCTGCAGCCGCGGAggtgaagaataaaatatgcAACAAGGATGATCCTGCCTCTACGAACTGA
- a CDS encoding sentrin-specific protease 2, putative — protein MMSAPLWTDNVRRAEREGKDKSKPKDPDKCSSQGKNIKEKKVEDERKKRQQYTNELCEILSSDDSNQQIEQETDNFIIVELISYIGGNSRIMTYYPSTRGSKSGQNKYLHHFYSKKRIKLYLCLHKRSNEIYIYEVESKKVRRRETPQGSGAYPTHVPTDISVHRDDINKASAFLYNAKVKNERKCGDAAPPSNDEHNPIINEYTSSCKEEPNHDCKTGKYNMKVEDRTAEMESGNPNVTERRTKKMVVTKLFDSVHCSYDLSTIEFTKFNNPDDKTLNSLKSILEQKINKGERRDTNKGDTPIGNCSVDNPSKEIPFSNHSCAKTDQVGKGMTHSGDKDNACDSQVKILFLHFREPADIYMNQFAAFDQGNEETCTKEINGFLKDEHQRHIEQQCMKAKRTSNYGAQIKQITHEQIPQSFIQSYESDVSIYSNDLYFSDTQVVTGENETYVEEKKKKKNFPVLTRSHLKIKWLLLNLNLTKEEETIIQKYVLLKKTSILRSTKSTPEYNDLHSSFYKTRKKTNGEERKSRKEDQIHFLKGDTTSNGKPYSMRGIRKSSNFQPSQPNKNNTERSNVNEAHHTELTMNGRKNNYQSEDTIKEKRKEGEKKLTFTFKCEDDAVETKQRGDLRHEHVSLENKMSCRGGAAGCIPNQNGDAVNVDPTVLESVTSADSVLYYHTVVHPTAHDAHNESIASANISKGRTYLQDNATTTLHDSSRSSKISSSYSYLDQGSQKICDSAIDNNEEDPQKGKKRKIDEVENANEVQNREKKNLHLVSKTEKYVDTSPQLLNSECEIVTSQVEGAISGCQMMGVSSAPNSAPNSAPNSAPNGAPNSAPNGATNSATNSATNSATNSASNDASNDSLASGSGNTSVTYISETDSRYRRCGDSVEEILPGGEEKQLQGEHEEGQRVKGCVADAIDGSITLQSDGFGDCSREDEYRADQEGVSGGSGESGVSGDRSNDHLNDHPNDHPNDSSNDSSNDRSNDHRPGCHSERPEETTQKSTPNAGSSGYEAWFLKHKVASLFDIIKVICCNFMRHFKYTSKLKFYITTFLNFSKIEKTKLQFMQKERIIDTQMLKIYINKKTEDVKNAWKINTYKMDPHNLFRLEKFKYIDDSIIDFFHNYIHSFVLKNDKRKENDIYIFNTFFYKKIELYEDSCKAYMNTNRWIQKLDRKLYEYTYVFVPINISNTHWSLVLLYFPFNGKQGGGAKEEVKEEVKEEVKEEVKEEVKEEVKEEVKQAAEEEEKSQKGNTSSQEDTSKSSTPSQDDPTKNKTPSECSQPGGEDSSPGHLHETFRSKSCESYFSERGTPSESKVPKINTALSGIYLQGQDNTGHNHEEKEEQSCKNAKSASDCGDHHTGKMPPNEDMNILLRDKNKRGSTTTCNDTLTKVENQQKSENVKVAYMIYLDSLFPSIRGNKILQKLKKYLEHMLQRDYASPAGGATTEGVGPISTTNTTENATNNLGTATPPRIFFKFVYPNVIPKQTNTYDCGIYIIQFVLHLCLNKHLVESELIKSCREQGKSSPAADGLHLNLHNHRREARGSYSRSCVGKATPWFSPKDISLKRKQMKKMLLYMKNVVDWKSDRHIQILNLLFLKNHSVEAGKAKMEGSSI, from the exons ATGATGAGTGCACCCCTCTGGACGGACAACGTGAGAAGGGCCGAGCGGGAAGGCAAGGATAAAAGCAAACCCAAAGACCCAGACAAATGCAGTTCGCAGGGGAAGAATattaaggagaagaaagtgGAGGATGAACGAAAGAAAAGGCAACAATACACAAACGAATTGTGCGAAATCCTCTCCTCCGATGATAGCAACCAACAGATTGAACAAGAGACGGACAACTTTATTATCGTAGAGCTCATTTCATACATCGGTGGGAACTCCAGAATTATGACTTACTATCCCAGCACTCGTGGGAGCAAATCGGGGCAGAACAAGTACCTCCATCACTTTTACAGTAAAAAGAGGATCAAGCTGTATCTGTGCCTCCACAAAAGGAGCAACGAGATTTATATATACGAGGTCGAGTCTAAGAAAGTTAGGAGGAGGGAGACGCCCCAAGGCAGTGGTGCCTATCCAACTCATGTTCCAACCGACATCTCTGTCCATAGAGATGATATCAACAAAGCGAGTGCATTTCTGTACAACgctaaagtaaaaaatgagCGAAAATGTGGTGATGCTGCCCCGCCTTCCAATGATGAACATAACCCCATCATCAACGAGTACACCTCCTCCTGCAAAGAAGAACCAAACCATGACTGCAAAACAGGCAAGTACAATATGAAGGTGGAAGATAGAACGGCAGAAATGGAGAGTGGAAACCCTAACGTGACAGAAAGAAGAACCAAAAAAATGGTTGTCACCAAACTGTTTGATAGCGTACACTGTAGTTACGACTTGTCCACCATCGAGTTCACGAAATTTAACAACCCAGATGATAAAACTTTAAACTCCTTGAAAAGCATTTTGGAGCAGAAGATTAACAAAGGTGAGAGGAGGGACACAAACAAAGGGGATACCCCAATTGGCAATTGTAGTGTTGATAATCCTTCGAAGGAAATTCCCTTTAGTAACCATTCCTGCGCAAAAACAGACCAAGTGGGAAAAGGCATGACCCATTCAGGCGATAAGGATAATGCATGTGACAGCCAAGTTAAAATCctctttctccattttcgcGAGCCCGCAGACATATACATGAATCAGTTTGCGGCTTTCGACCAAG GCAACGAAGAAACGTGCACAAAAGAAATAAACGGGTTCCTGAAGGATGAACACCAGCGGCATATCGAACAGCAGTGCATGAAGGCTAAACGGACAAGCAATTACGGGGCACAAATCAAGCAAATAACGCACGAACAAATTCCACAAAGTTTCATACAAAGTTACGAAAGTGATGTAAGCATTTACAGCAACGACCTTTACTTCAGCGACACACAAGTAGTCACTGGAGAAAACGAAACGTacgtggaagaaaaaaaaaaaaaaaaaaattttccagtACTCACGAGGAgccatttaaaaattaagtgGCTTCTACTCAACTTGAATTtaacaaaagaagaagaaactatcatacaaaaatatgttctgTTAAAAAAGACCAGCATTCTCAGGTCCACCAAGTCTACTCCCGAATACAACGACCTGCATTCCAGTTTTTACAAAACGAGGAAGAAGACTAACGGAGAAGAGAGAAAATCACGTAAGGAAGACCAAATTCACTTCCTTAAGGGAGATACTACTTCAAATGGGAAACCCTACTCCATGCGTGGTATCCGAAAGAGTAGTAACTTCCAACCTAGTCAACCGAACAAAAACAACACTGAAAGAAGCAACGTCAATGAGGCACACCATACTGAGCTAACCATGAATGGTAGGAAAAACAACTACCAGAGTGAAGACactataaaggaaaaacgaaaggaaggagaaaaaaaattaacgttCACTTTTAAGTGCGAAGATGATGCGGTGGAGACCAAACAGAGGGGCGACCTCCGCCATGAGCATGTCTCACTGGAGAACAAAATGTCATGCCGGGGAGGAGCAGCAGGTTGCATACCAAATCAGAACGGCGATGCTGTGAATGTCGATCCTACTGTGCTCGAGTCTGTTACCTCTGCTGATTCAGTTTTATACTATCACACTGTTGTTCATCCCACTGCTCATGATGCCCACAACGAATCTATCGCGAGTGCCAATATATCGAAGGGCAGGACCTATCTCCAGGACAACGCCACCACCACCTTGCATGATTCTAGCCGCTCCTCCAAAATAAGTTCATCATACTCCTACCTGGACCAAGGCTCTCAAAAAATATGCGATTCTGCTATTGACAATAATGAGGAAGACCCccaaaaaggcaaaaaaagaaaaatagatgAAGTGGAAAATGCTAACGAGGTGCAAaatagagagaaaaaaaatttgcatctTGTGTCGAAGACGGAAAAATACGTTGATACATCTCCTCAGCTTCTAAATAGCGAATGTGAGATTGTTACCTCCCAGGTGGAAGGAGCCATCAGCGGTTGTCAAATGATGGGCGTGAGCAGTGCACCAAACAGTGCACCAAACAGTGCACCAAACAGTGCACCAAACGGTGCACCAAACAGTGCACCAAACGGTGCAACAAACAGTGCAACAAACAGTGCAACAAACAGTGCAACAAACAGTGCATCGAATGACGCATCGAACGATTCCCTCGCGAGTGGCTCCGGGAACACCAGCGTCACCTACATCTCGGAGACCGATTCCAGGTACAGGAGGTGCGGCGACTCCGTGGAGGAGATCCTCCCtgggggggaagagaaacaaTTGCAGGGTGAACATGAAGAAGGACAACGTGTGAAGGGTTGTGTGGCAGACGCGATAGACGGTTCCATAACGTTGCAGAGCGATGGGTTTGGCGACTGCTCCCGGGAAGACGAGTACCGCGCCGACCAGGAAGGGGTTAGCGGTGGGAGCGGAGAGAGTGGAGTAAGTGGGGACCGATCCAATGACCATTTGAATGATCATCCAAATGACCATCCAAATGACAGTTCGAATGACAGCTCGAATGACCGTTCGAATGACCACCGCCCTGGTTGCCACTCGGAGCGACCAGAGGAGACCACCCAGAAGAGCACGCCCAACGCAGGTTCTAGCGGATATGAGGCGTGGTTCCTCAAACATAAAGTGGCAAGCCTGTTCGATATCATCAAAGTAATATGTTGCAACTTCATGAGGCACTTCAAGTACACGAGCAAGCTAAAGTTCTACATAAcgacatttttaaatttctctaAAATCGAAAAAACGAAACTCCAGTTCATGCAGAAGGAGAGAATAATAGACACACAAATGCTCAAAATATACATcaacaaaaaaacagaagatgTTAAAAACGCATGGAAAATCAACACATACAAAATGGACCCACACAATCTCTTCCGtttagaaaaatttaaatatattgATGATTCTATTATCGACTTTTTTCACAACTATATCCATTcctttgttttaaaaaatgacaagaggaaagaaaacgacatttacattttcaacacgtttttttataaaaaaatagagttGTATGAAGATTCCTGCAAGGCATACATGAACACAAATAGATGGATTCAAAAGTTGGATAGGAAACTATACGAGTATACCTACGTTTTCGTTCCCATCAACATTAGTAACACCCACTGGTCCCTCGTGTTGCTCTACTTCCCCTTTAACGGAAAGCAGGGTGGAGGagcaaaggaggaagtaaaagaagaagtgaaagaagaagtaaaggaggaagtaaaagaagaagtgaaagaagaagtaaaagaagaagtaaaacaGGCagcagaagaggaagaaaaatcccAGAAGGGGAACACGTCTAGCCAAGAAGACACCTCCAAGAGTAGTACGCCCAGTCAAGATGACCCCACGAAGAACAAAACACCCAGTGAGTGCAGCCAACCCGGGGGAGAAGACTCATCGCCAGGCCATTTACATGAAACGTTTAGGAGCAAGTCCTGTGAATCATACTTTTCCGAAAGAGGAACCCCCTCCGAATCGAAAGTGCCAAAAATAAATACCGCTCTTTCGGGGATTTATCTGCAAGGACAAGACAACACTGGTCATAAccatgaggagaaggaagaacaatcGTGCAAGAATGCAAAAAGTGCAAGTGATTGTGGAGACCATCACACAGGGAAAATGCCACCAAACGAAGACATGAATATTCTTTTGAgagacaaaaataaaaggggttCTACCACAACTTGCAATGACACTTTAACAAAAGTGGAGAATcaacaaaaaagtgaaaacgtTAAAGTGGCCTACATGATTTACCTCGACTCCCTCTTCCCCTCCAtcaggggaaataaaattttgcaaaaattaaaaaaatatctgGAGCATATGCTGCAACGGGACTACGCATCGCCCGCGGGAGGAGCCACGACAGAAGGGGTAGGCCCCATCTCTACCACGAACACTACCGAAAACGCTACTAATAACCTGGGCACTGCCACGCCGCCAcgaattttcttcaaattcgtCTATCCGAACGTTATCCCCAAGCAAACCAACACCTATGACTGTGGTATTTATATCATCCAATTCGTCTTGCATTTGTGTTTGAACAAGCACCTAGTCGAAAGCGAGTTGATCAAATCGTGTCGGGAGCAAGGGAAGAGCAGCCCTGCCGCTGATGGGCTTCACCTCAACCTTCATAACCACAGACGCGAGGCGAGGGGATCCTACTCCAGGTCATGTGTGGGAAAGGCTACCCCGTGGTTCTCCCCAAAGGATATCAGCTTAAA GCGCAagcaaatgaagaagatgctCCTCTACATGAAAAATGTGGTCGACTGGAAGTCGGATAGACACATACAGATCCTcaatttgctttttttgaagaatcACAGTGTGGAGGCTGGGAAGGCCAAAATGGAAGGCTCCTCTATATGA
- a CDS encoding mannose-6-phosphate isomerase, putative, which translates to MKTRKLCINECIPYVQKYEWGEGKDGMVYDVMKNIVKENYDLVKKDIHKLEYIKEYVTNGEEEKKKKKEEEKKKKKEEEERKKKEEEEKKKKKEEEKKKKKEEEKRKKKGEASAAADEIGTGVETTPENVSPEDKSNENEQNSSNGKDEVKTNDEAEPKYAELWIGNHEKGPNLVLYKNNFIKIENFIQIYEAKKRKKGKIAKYFSKKNENMENNNSNKRNSTKSEDVNTIRKNESDVKRYSDIEFSSLNNYSLYEKYDILKEEVNNSTLFPYLFKLLSISKPLSIQIHPNQAQTLYLNTLNPNLYKDKVFKTEMCVCINSMSLLCGFMNIFKIAFLVTRVRELHDFFLKRENARGGNSETGSTICIDEPVQGKSGVEESKDIFRLFDLFHTQKDEHVEELMKMLARIYIYIISYALKRGSTQMYNVLSVVDNYAECIQKYVFDESFFCGFYKNKKFLEQNINLGNLIKVEKEKLQKSDDGRGVPSDDEEEGDCDNLLEEQIQVDVKREVEVESKADLKEEGTVPVSGDDLGAKRANRQVKKKNKGVAVNAEGGARGENKSEVKEQVKGKGKGKGKGKGEIKVEVNGDIKGDVTGDITSGVTGDITSGTTGEVTSGTTGEVTSDVTSDVTGDGLVCTEKKQDLQCATQLTSRKKIQSFYEHVFKYLIYRTMLVEGEVLNKCLNDIEKKNEKYKSYLKEKELFKKSPEEIYADACKKKNYKDVQSETENFIVSNIFEIFFNISKFYPNDGGRIFVFILQQLNLKDGDVVYIKPGVIHSYISGNCLECMTNSDLVIRGGLTNKEVDKLNFIKYVNYKKNFPIILEKEFINYNIISYSYYKMKHFRILFLTVRPGESVTFLFSEVSFTSCIVLSSNKTVKIKGRKNEKKKASIKAVKKGTVFFIAPSIHVTLANFYKSEADGDKELVLYCATS; encoded by the coding sequence atgaagaccCGAAAATTGTGCATAAACGAGTGCATCCCGTATGTGCAAAAGTACGAATGGGGGGAGGGTAAAGATGGGATGGTTTATGATGTTATGAAGAATATAGTGAAGGAGAACTACGATTTGGTGAAAAAGGACATTCATAAGTTGGAATACATAAAGGAGTATGTGACAAATGgtgaggaggagaagaaaaagaagaaagaagaggagaagaaaaagaaaaaagaggaggaggagaggaagaagaaggaagaggaggagaagaaaaagaagaaagaagaagaaaagaaaaagaagaaagaggaggaaaaaagaaagaagaaaggggagGCATCTGCAGCGGCAGACGAAATAGGCACCGGGGTGGAGACTACCCCCGAAAATGTTTCACCAGAGGATAAGAGCAAtgaaaatgaacagaacagTAGCAACGGTAAAGATGAAGTCAAAACAAATGATGAAGCAGAGCCAAAGTACGCAGAGCTCTGGATCGGTAACCACGAAAAGGGTCCCAACTTAGTAttgtacaaaaataattttataaaaatcgaaaattttatacaaatatatgaagcgaagaaaagaaaaaaaggaaaaattgcaaaatatttttccaagaaaaatgaaaacatggaaaataataatagcaATAAAAGAAACTCAACCAAATCGGAAGATGTCAACACCATTAGGAAGAATGAAAGTGATGTGAAGAGATACTCTGATAttgaattttcttcattgaaTAATTATTCCTTGTACGAAAAGTATGACATtctaaaggaagaagttaatAATAGCACGCTCTTTCCATATCTGTTTAAGTTGTTGTCCATTTCAAAGCCTCTCAGCATACAGATTCACCCCAACCAAGCGCAGACACTCTACCTGAATACACTGAATCCAAACCTTTACAAGGACAAAGTATTCAAAACGGAGATGTGTGTCTGTATTAATTCCATGAGTTTGTTATGCGGCTTcatgaatatttttaaaattgcctTTTTAGTAACGAGAGTGCGGGAGCTACacgattttttccttaaacgGGAGAATGCACGCGGTGGTAACAGTGAAACTGGTAGTACTATCTGCATTGATGAACCTGTGCAGGGTAAGTCCGGGGTCGAAGAGTCAAAAGATATTTTTCGTCTGTTCGACCTGTTCCACACACAGAAAGACGAACACGTGGAGGAGCTCATGAAGATGTTGGCGAGAATTTACATTTACATAATTAGCTACGCCCTGAAGAGGGGGAGCACGCAAATGTACAACGTGCTATCTGTAGTTGATAACTACGCGGAGTGCATCCAGAAGTACGTATTCGatgaaagttttttttgtgggttctacaaaaataagaaattttTGGAGCAAAACATAAACCTGGGAAATTTGATAAAggtggagaaggagaagctgCAAAAGAGTGATGATGGTCGGGGGGTTCCGtcggatgatgaggaggagggcGATTGCGACAATCTCCTAGAGGAGCAGATACAGGTAGACGTTAAAAGGGAGGTAGAAGTGGAGAGCAAAGCGGATTTAAAGGAAGAGGGCACGGTTCCAGTTTCGGGAGATGATCTCGGGGCGAAGCGCGCGAACCGacaagtgaagaagaaaaacaagggAGTTGCAGTGAATGCGGAAGGGGGAGCAAGGGGTGAAAATAAGAGTGAGGTGAAGGAGCAGGTTAAAGGTAAGGGCAAGGGTAAGGGTAAAGGTAAAGGTGAAATTAAGGTTGAAGTTAATGGTGATATTAAGGGCGATGTAACGGGTGATATAACGAGTGGTGTAACGGGTGATATAACGAGTGGTACGACGGGTGAAGTAACGAGTGGTACGACGGGTGAAGTAACGAGTGATGTAACGAGCGATGTAACAGGTGATGGTCTTGTTTGCACAGAGAAGAAGCAGGATTTACAATGCGCAACGCAGCTGACGAGCAGGAAGAAAATCCAATCCTTTTATGAACATGTCTTCAAGTATTTAATTTACCGAACGATGTTAGTTGAAGGTGAGGTGTTGAACAAGTGTCTCAAtgacattgaaaaaaaaaatgaaaaatataaatcctatctgaaggaaaaggaattgttcaaaaaaagcccagaagaaatatatgcaGATgcatgtaagaaaaaaaattacaaggATGTTCAGTCAGAAACGGAGAATTTCATCGTAAGTaacatttttgaaattttctttaatataTCAAAATTCTATCCAAATGATGGAGGAAGAATTTTTGTATTTATCTTACAGCAGCTGAATTTGAAGGATGGAGATGTGGTGTATATAAAGCCAGGAGTTATCCATTCATATATTTCTGGGAATTGTCTGGAATGCATGACAAATTCTGATTTGGTCATTCGAGGAGGACTTACAAACAAGGAGGTAGATAAATTAAACTTTATTAAGTATGTGAAttacaagaaaaattttcctataATTCTTGAGAAGGAATTTATTaattataatataatatcTTACAGTTATTACAAGATGAAGCATTTtcgaattttatttttgaccGTTCGACCAGGAGAAAgtgtaacttttttattttctgagGTGAGCTTTACATCATGCATCGTTTTGTCTAGCAATAAGACTGTAAAAATTAAGGGTAGaaagaatgagaagaaaaaagcaagCATTAAGGCAGTGAAGAAGGgcactgttttttttattgccccTAGCATCCATGTGACATTGGCAAACTTCTACAAGTCGGAGGCGGACGGAGATAAGGAGTTGGTTCTGTACTGCGCCACGTCTTGA